In Bacillus sp. FJAT-45037, the following are encoded in one genomic region:
- a CDS encoding bifunctional adenosylcobinamide kinase/adenosylcobinamide-phosphate guanylyltransferase, translating into MEQLIKELLNNGSIEESRDSFRQWLHFGLEWEAKNKGFQLLLIGSDIGKGIVPVNASDRNWRDLVGWCYQDIVKQAKVVQLVWYGLNQELKNEEE; encoded by the coding sequence ATGGAGCAGCTCATCAAAGAGTTACTAAATAACGGATCGATTGAAGAGTCGAGGGATTCGTTTCGTCAGTGGCTTCATTTTGGACTTGAGTGGGAAGCAAAGAACAAAGGATTTCAATTGCTTTTGATTGGTTCCGATATTGGTAAGGGGATTGTTCCAGTGAATGCGAGTGATCGTAATTGGCGAGATTTAGTCGGGTGGTGTTATCAAGACATTGTCAAGCAAGCTAAGGTCGTTCAATTAGTCTGGTACGGCTTAAATCAAGAGTTAAAAAACGAGGAGGAATAA
- a CDS encoding peptidoglycan DD-metalloendopeptidase family protein, protein MVDIIRRVCIALALATFIGVLFIGTSAAKAEGFEQSLLTLEQSLIWPTVGEVTDEFGTRGGMHFGIDIAASEGTTVVSVEAGVVSKSYQSDTYGEVVFIEHENGLETVYAHLHERSVQVGQAVQMGAIIGTVGNTGRSFGNHLHFEVHRGNWNIEKTDAIDPMYVLSDEPAYMYASMGNESPYGLAWQEGEAVYVMADIRTEVSELVTEKKEEALLAEQWIQIESGDTLWAIGEKYRVTVDHLMKWNDLSSDVIHIGQTLVVRADD, encoded by the coding sequence ATGGTAGACATAATTAGACGAGTTTGTATTGCTTTAGCTTTAGCTACGTTTATTGGCGTATTGTTTATTGGTACTTCTGCAGCAAAGGCAGAAGGATTTGAGCAGTCGTTACTCACTTTAGAACAATCCCTCATCTGGCCGACAGTAGGTGAAGTGACAGATGAGTTTGGAACGAGAGGCGGGATGCATTTTGGGATCGATATCGCCGCCAGTGAAGGGACAACAGTTGTTTCGGTTGAGGCAGGCGTTGTCAGTAAATCTTATCAATCAGATACATATGGAGAAGTTGTTTTTATCGAACATGAAAATGGACTTGAAACCGTCTATGCACATTTGCATGAACGGTCAGTTCAAGTTGGCCAAGCTGTCCAGATGGGAGCTATAATTGGCACAGTAGGGAACACAGGACGTTCCTTTGGGAATCATCTCCATTTTGAAGTACATAGAGGGAATTGGAATATTGAAAAAACGGATGCGATTGACCCTATGTATGTGTTATCAGATGAACCAGCTTATATGTATGCATCGATGGGGAATGAATCTCCATATGGACTAGCATGGCAAGAAGGCGAGGCTGTTTATGTAATGGCTGACATACGAACTGAAGTTTCGGAACTTGTCACAGAGAAAAAAGAGGAGGCTCTACTAGCCGAGCAATGGATTCAAATTGAGAGCGGAGATACTTTGTGGGCGATTGGTGAAAAGTATCGTGTGACGGTTGATCATCTCATGAAGTGGAATGATTTAAGCAGCGATGTGATCCATATCGGTCAAACATTGGTTGTTCGAGCAGATGATTAA
- a CDS encoding GerAB/ArcD/ProY family transporter, with protein MDKPIKEQYLVSGFLVFFLIHGMQIGIGILGFQRGVVKEAGYDGWISVIVAGLVIHFIIFCIYILLKRANGDLITIHRQVFGKWLGNVISFVICLYFVALGAIIIRAYIEIIQVWMFIDLPTWVMAIITFVLFYYLVSGGFRSVVGLSFLGVLIPIPLFILLLMPLEFAHFINLVPVWKHTIAEIGLGAKETTLSFLGFEILLMYYPFLKHKELTQKWAQLGAATTTFVYTVVMLISLAFYSEEQLNKTIWATLTLYKVVKLPFVERFEYIGVALWVLFIAPNIAITLWAASRGAKRIFQMNQRIALLIALILVLIIMIMLPTRQEISLFASWVSEFGFYFVFVYLPLLVILQAIVLKLRKGKGNHEKTPTM; from the coding sequence ATGGATAAGCCAATAAAAGAACAGTATCTCGTTTCTGGTTTTTTAGTCTTCTTTTTAATACACGGCATGCAAATTGGTATTGGGATATTAGGCTTTCAACGTGGAGTCGTCAAAGAAGCGGGGTATGATGGGTGGATCTCTGTGATTGTGGCTGGTCTCGTCATTCACTTTATTATTTTTTGTATTTACATCTTATTAAAACGAGCGAACGGTGATTTGATTACAATTCATCGTCAAGTCTTCGGTAAGTGGCTCGGCAATGTCATCAGCTTTGTCATTTGTCTTTACTTTGTCGCATTAGGAGCCATTATCATACGTGCTTACATTGAGATCATTCAAGTATGGATGTTCATTGACTTACCAACATGGGTAATGGCGATCATAACGTTTGTATTGTTTTACTATTTAGTGTCAGGTGGTTTTAGGTCGGTTGTTGGATTAAGTTTTTTAGGGGTACTTATTCCCATTCCTTTGTTTATCTTGCTATTAATGCCTTTAGAATTTGCTCATTTTATTAATTTAGTACCGGTCTGGAAGCATACAATTGCAGAGATTGGGCTTGGAGCTAAGGAAACAACCTTAAGCTTTCTAGGCTTTGAGATTTTATTAATGTATTATCCGTTTTTAAAGCATAAAGAATTGACACAGAAATGGGCTCAATTAGGGGCAGCGACTACAACCTTTGTTTATACGGTTGTCATGCTTATCAGCTTAGCCTTTTATTCAGAAGAACAGTTAAATAAGACGATCTGGGCGACATTGACTCTCTATAAGGTTGTTAAACTTCCCTTTGTCGAGCGATTTGAATACATTGGGGTTGCCCTGTGGGTCCTTTTTATTGCGCCAAATATCGCAATTACATTATGGGCAGCTAGCCGCGGGGCGAAAAGAATCTTTCAGATGAATCAGCGGATTGCGCTTCTTATTGCCTTGATTCTCGTATTGATCATTATGATCATGCTCCCAACGAGGCAAGAAATTAGTCTTTTTGCATCATGGGTGAGTGAATTTGGGTTTTATTTTGTTTTTGTTTATCTTCCACTTCTCGTTATCCTACAAGCTATCGTTTTAAAGCTTAGAAAGGGGAAAGGCAATCATGAAAAAACTCCTACTATGTAG
- a CDS encoding histidine phosphatase family protein, which yields MGSHLDVILIRHGLTAYNAEKRYLGHLDLPLILEGERQINQMRSSCSDFEVEQVFSSDLTRCLQTASLLFPTSNIHVESKLREYDFGDWEGKRYEDLMDQLFYRAWIDDPIANKPPNAEGFEHFSSRVLAGFWNCLRSIEEQNDSMVVIVAHGGVIREILTKLAPSSKSFFEWKVNIGSLYHLRGEMFELRRGGRFNSLQVVPITEKTNG from the coding sequence ATGGGGAGTCATTTGGATGTTATTCTCATTCGACATGGTTTAACCGCTTATAATGCAGAAAAAAGGTATCTTGGTCATCTTGATTTACCTTTAATTCTTGAAGGGGAAAGGCAAATCAATCAGATGAGATCGTCCTGTTCAGACTTTGAGGTCGAACAAGTTTTTTCAAGTGACTTAACACGATGTTTGCAAACGGCATCGCTATTGTTTCCTACGTCAAACATCCATGTAGAGTCAAAGCTACGTGAATATGATTTTGGTGATTGGGAAGGAAAACGGTATGAAGATTTAATGGATCAGTTGTTTTACCGAGCTTGGATTGATGACCCTATAGCCAATAAACCGCCAAATGCAGAAGGCTTTGAACACTTCTCATCAAGAGTATTAGCCGGTTTTTGGAATTGTTTAAGATCAATTGAAGAACAAAACGATTCCATGGTTGTGATCGTAGCACATGGAGGAGTTATTCGAGAGATTCTTACGAAATTAGCACCATCATCAAAATCTTTTTTTGAGTGGAAAGTAAACATCGGTAGCTTGTATCATCTACGTGGAGAGATGTTCGAACTAAGGAGGGGTGGACGATTCAATTCATTACAGGTGGTGCCTATCACGGAAAAAACAAATGGGTAA
- a CDS encoding histidinol-phosphatase — MRTDYHNHLEKGELTLDYLKQFTDQAQAKGIEHFGISEHAYHFYQTKDILRNPWVDARRYYDMNDYVNLFHQAWSQDIDVKMSIEMDYTPGKHNEMKTFINQYDFDYVIGSIHWVEDFGIDLAEFRSEWDKRDIYDTYRDYYDQVVTLAESNLFDIIGHLDLVKIFKYVPDDETFLLEQFERATSALANSKTCVEISTAGLRKPVGELYPDPRLLKMCYEKNIPIVLSSDAHEPAHVGADFDKAVALAKSVGYTSLMTFSKGERKAVSLDA, encoded by the coding sequence ATGAGAACAGATTATCATAACCATTTAGAAAAAGGCGAACTGACACTTGATTATTTGAAGCAATTTACTGATCAGGCACAAGCGAAGGGGATTGAGCATTTTGGTATATCTGAACATGCTTATCACTTTTATCAAACGAAAGATATTCTTAGGAATCCTTGGGTTGATGCTAGAAGGTATTATGATATGAACGATTACGTGAATCTGTTTCATCAAGCATGGAGTCAGGATATCGATGTGAAGATGTCGATTGAGATGGATTATACGCCAGGTAAACATAATGAAATGAAGACGTTCATTAACCAATATGATTTTGATTATGTCATTGGCTCCATTCATTGGGTAGAAGATTTCGGGATTGACCTTGCTGAATTTAGAAGTGAATGGGACAAGCGAGATATTTATGATACATATCGCGACTATTATGACCAAGTTGTCACATTAGCGGAATCCAATTTATTTGATATCATCGGGCATTTAGATCTAGTTAAAATTTTTAAGTATGTACCTGATGATGAAACATTTTTGTTGGAGCAGTTTGAACGTGCGACGAGCGCATTAGCAAATTCAAAAACATGTGTTGAGATCAGCACAGCGGGTCTAAGAAAGCCTGTTGGAGAATTATATCCCGATCCAAGATTACTAAAAATGTGTTATGAGAAAAATATACCGATTGTCTTAAGTTCAGATGCTCATGAGCCTGCCCATGTGGGGGCTGATTTTGACAAAGCTGTTGCGCTTGCTAAATCTGTGGGCTATACATCATTAATGACTTTTTCAAAAGGCGAGAGAAAAGCAGTGTCCCTTGATGCATAA
- a CDS encoding Ger(x)C family spore germination protein, translating to MKKLLLCSLICLHILSGCIQTRIIDEISVVRTVAFDKDEDRLKMSVSFPTFLEQGEQNIQERDVITTTSDTVKGARIKLEQQSQKPLEFGQLNVVLIDKDLATQGVENMIDSLYRDASVGNRITIAVVDDSTEDVLMSNLGGGEQTGVYLSDLIQQNMDINMVPATNMHEFLFSLYNDARDPYLPVISIENDRIKVVGTALFKGELYQRTLNLDDSFIVKLMTSPTKLTTKEFRITTGGEEAIAVVEKIFSKRKRSIDQTGPNLVYKIEIELKGEIIDYTGSMNLEEDNLVNKIEGQIEEVIKNRGEELLAQFRDEGIDPVAIGEKYRSTTRDWDSKRWSDEIYPTVEFEVVASVEILSSGAIE from the coding sequence ATGAAAAAACTCCTACTATGTAGTTTGATTTGCTTGCATATCTTAAGTGGATGTATTCAAACAAGGATCATTGATGAAATTTCTGTAGTTCGTACTGTGGCTTTTGATAAAGACGAAGACAGGCTTAAGATGTCCGTTAGTTTTCCGACGTTTCTAGAACAGGGAGAACAAAATATTCAGGAGCGTGATGTAATCACCACTACATCAGACACGGTAAAAGGAGCTCGAATTAAACTTGAACAACAATCTCAAAAACCGCTTGAATTCGGTCAATTAAATGTCGTACTTATAGACAAAGATTTGGCAACACAGGGCGTTGAGAATATGATTGATTCCCTTTATCGAGATGCCTCAGTCGGTAACAGAATTACAATTGCAGTGGTGGATGATAGTACAGAGGATGTATTGATGTCAAACCTTGGTGGGGGGGAGCAAACTGGCGTCTACTTATCCGATTTAATACAACAAAATATGGACATTAATATGGTTCCTGCGACTAATATGCATGAATTTCTTTTTAGCCTATATAATGATGCCAGAGATCCATACTTGCCAGTTATATCCATTGAAAACGACCGAATTAAAGTAGTAGGTACAGCATTGTTTAAAGGCGAATTATATCAGCGAACATTGAATTTAGATGATTCCTTTATCGTTAAATTAATGACGAGTCCAACAAAACTAACAACGAAGGAATTTCGAATTACAACAGGTGGTGAAGAAGCGATCGCGGTCGTAGAAAAAATTTTCAGCAAAAGAAAAAGGTCAATTGATCAAACTGGACCAAATCTAGTGTATAAGATAGAAATTGAATTGAAAGGAGAGATTATCGATTATACTGGTTCGATGAATCTTGAAGAGGATAACTTAGTTAATAAAATTGAAGGTCAGATTGAAGAAGTCATCAAAAATCGCGGAGAAGAATTATTAGCGCAATTTCGCGACGAAGGTATTGACCCTGTAGCTATTGGAGAAAAGTATCGTAGTACTACAAGAGATTGGGACTCAAAAAGGTGGTCTGATGAGATCTATCCAACTGTTGAATTTGAGGTAGTAGCAAGTGTTGAGATTCTGAGTTCAGGTGCGATTGAGTAA
- a CDS encoding VanW family protein has product MRKRTIVLSSFFFLMTAQVINADVQALAKNHVESVLLEVEDRNIRTPLIWEMELFDDQEVSINTLRLNDFGYIPGVGLEFDEERLEQLASELAQSIDQPMKNPSIDKEGNITPGQARVILAESEFVDQVMSATYMDKQLILPIYVTEPTVSEKELKGIDLHEIGSFTTYFNAGVQGRSENVRLSAEAISDFVLGTGDQFSFNQVVGERTVDRGYQEAKEIVNKEFVMGIGGGICQTSSTLFNAVEAAGLEMVERYTHSREIGYVDSGRDATVSWGGPDFKFINPHPYPIILRSEVSLESGEITVRVLTNDKYNQQS; this is encoded by the coding sequence ATGAGGAAACGAACCATAGTGCTTAGTTCTTTCTTTTTTTTGATGACTGCTCAGGTAATTAACGCGGATGTTCAAGCTCTTGCAAAGAATCACGTTGAAAGTGTGTTACTTGAAGTGGAAGATCGTAACATACGGACACCTCTTATTTGGGAGATGGAACTATTTGATGATCAAGAGGTATCGATCAATACGTTACGACTGAATGACTTTGGATATATACCTGGTGTGGGTCTGGAATTCGATGAGGAGAGGCTAGAGCAGTTAGCAAGTGAACTCGCACAATCCATTGATCAACCAATGAAGAATCCATCTATAGATAAGGAGGGCAACATCACTCCAGGGCAGGCTCGAGTCATCCTAGCTGAAAGTGAGTTCGTAGACCAAGTAATGAGTGCTACGTATATGGATAAACAACTCATCTTGCCCATCTATGTGACAGAGCCAACCGTTAGTGAAAAAGAATTAAAAGGCATTGATTTGCATGAAATCGGGAGCTTTACGACTTATTTTAATGCAGGTGTTCAAGGGCGGTCTGAAAATGTTCGATTATCAGCAGAAGCAATTAGTGATTTCGTACTCGGTACAGGAGATCAATTTTCGTTTAACCAGGTTGTTGGAGAAAGAACGGTGGACCGAGGTTATCAGGAAGCAAAAGAAATTGTAAATAAAGAATTTGTGATGGGGATTGGCGGTGGTATTTGTCAAACATCTTCTACATTATTTAATGCAGTGGAAGCGGCAGGCCTGGAAATGGTTGAACGTTATACACACTCAAGAGAAATAGGCTACGTCGACTCCGGCCGTGATGCAACGGTGTCTTGGGGCGGGCCGGATTTTAAATTCATTAACCCTCATCCTTATCCGATAATTCTTCGTTCAGAGGTCTCTTTAGAAAGTGGAGAGATTACCGTTCGCGTGTTGACAAATGATAAATACAACCAACAGAGCTGA
- a CDS encoding cob(I)yrinic acid a,c-diamide adenosyltransferase, protein MKLYTRTGDEGKTSVIGGRLFKDDVRVEAYGTTDELNSFVGQAVTQLDKKLFSDILAELEKIQHELFDCGGDLAMLTASEKHPYKAKQEMVDFLEERIDAYIKEAPALERFILPGGAPAAATLHVCRTVTRRAERLATKLQSESETNPIVLKYLNRLSDYFFAVARVVNARLHVADVEYERSALVFRDGKRKEDK, encoded by the coding sequence ATGAAATTATATACGAGAACGGGTGATGAAGGAAAGACGAGTGTTATTGGGGGCAGATTGTTTAAAGATGATGTTCGTGTTGAAGCATATGGAACAACCGATGAGTTAAATAGTTTTGTTGGTCAAGCCGTGACACAACTTGATAAGAAATTATTTTCAGATATTTTAGCAGAACTCGAAAAGATTCAACACGAACTCTTTGATTGCGGTGGGGACTTGGCGATGTTAACAGCGAGTGAGAAGCATCCATATAAAGCTAAACAAGAAATGGTTGATTTTCTTGAAGAGAGAATAGATGCCTACATTAAGGAAGCCCCAGCTTTAGAACGTTTTATTCTACCAGGTGGTGCACCTGCTGCAGCGACTCTTCATGTTTGTCGCACAGTAACAAGACGGGCAGAGCGTCTAGCTACGAAACTACAATCGGAGTCTGAAACAAATCCAATTGTTTTAAAGTATTTGAATCGACTGTCTGATTATTTCTTTGCAGTTGCTAGAGTCGTAAATGCGCGATTACATGTAGCGGATGTAGAGTACGAGAGAAGTGCACTAGTTTTTCGTGATGGAAAGCGAAAAGAAGACAAATAA
- a CDS encoding spore germination protein, whose translation MLVRWMKQRMKKQPDENIENVIDLFNKSSDYTTFKKTFYDQEYECSYFKTMVDQNRLNQDVLPYLNDSDSAELSSLIDRVAIPDKIVTSKPEEVREKVIKGFLIIRNMQHPNEVALINIGIDSDREITTPEVEFSVAGPQEAFIESIDTNINLIRKRIPIPQLQVKEFTLGKITKTRVAVLYIDGIVDQANLDTMLQRLQDIEFDQIIDSNSLAQMITDQTMSIFPQLINTERPERVSAVLTEGKVAFLSDGSPEGVFGPVTLVEFFSSLEDYYLPWQIATFVRLLRFFSVAFSILATPIYVAVLTYHYELIPRDLLSTIMASRSNIPFPPLLEAIFLELTIELLREAGARLPTKVGQTIGIVGGIVIGQASVEAGLTSNVLLIIVALAALASFTTPVYQMGNTIRLIRFPFIISAALLGGVGVAFCGLYTIVHLLHLTSLGRPYLEPIFPPRIADWRDAFIRMPFSYMNSRPVYLRPRDKGRFNFLRAKEKHDIDE comes from the coding sequence ATGCTTGTACGTTGGATGAAACAACGAATGAAAAAACAACCAGATGAAAACATCGAGAATGTAATTGACTTATTTAATAAGTCAAGCGATTACACAACGTTTAAAAAGACATTTTATGATCAGGAATATGAATGTAGTTATTTTAAGACGATGGTTGATCAAAATCGCTTAAATCAAGATGTTTTACCGTACCTTAACGACAGTGACTCAGCTGAGTTGTCATCATTGATCGACAGGGTTGCCATACCAGATAAAATAGTGACGTCAAAACCTGAAGAAGTTAGAGAGAAAGTAATAAAAGGATTTTTAATCATACGAAATATGCAGCATCCTAATGAAGTGGCATTAATTAATATAGGCATTGATTCAGATCGGGAGATTACGACCCCAGAAGTAGAGTTCAGTGTTGCGGGACCACAAGAAGCGTTTATTGAGTCGATTGATACAAATATTAATCTGATTCGAAAGCGGATACCTATTCCACAACTTCAAGTAAAAGAGTTTACACTCGGTAAGATAACAAAAACTCGCGTCGCCGTTCTTTATATTGATGGAATTGTCGATCAAGCGAATCTAGATACGATGTTGCAACGACTTCAAGACATTGAATTTGATCAAATTATTGATTCGAATAGCTTAGCTCAAATGATTACAGATCAGACGATGTCAATTTTCCCACAATTGATTAACACGGAGCGTCCAGAAAGGGTGTCGGCGGTTCTAACAGAAGGAAAAGTAGCATTCTTGTCCGACGGGTCTCCTGAGGGTGTATTTGGACCAGTGACGCTTGTTGAGTTCTTTTCATCATTAGAAGATTACTATTTACCATGGCAGATTGCAACGTTTGTACGTTTGCTAAGATTTTTCTCGGTGGCATTCTCTATACTTGCTACACCTATTTATGTAGCAGTGCTTACATACCACTATGAACTCATTCCAAGAGACCTGTTGTCTACGATTATGGCATCAAGGAGTAATATCCCTTTTCCACCACTACTCGAAGCGATTTTTTTAGAGTTAACGATTGAACTCCTTCGTGAAGCAGGAGCACGATTACCGACTAAGGTTGGTCAAACGATCGGTATCGTAGGTGGGATTGTTATTGGACAAGCATCGGTGGAGGCTGGACTTACGAGTAACGTCTTATTAATTATCGTGGCGCTCGCAGCTCTCGCCTCATTTACAACACCTGTCTATCAAATGGGTAACACGATTCGTCTAATACGTTTTCCGTTTATTATATCAGCGGCGTTATTAGGTGGAGTCGGTGTAGCTTTTTGTGGCTTATATACGATCGTTCACTTGCTACACTTAACCTCACTTGGACGTCCGTATCTAGAACCAATCTTTCCGCCACGTATAGCAGATTGGCGCGACGCTTTTATTCGAATGCCTTTTAGTTATATGAATTCAAGACCTGTGTACTTAAGACCACGGGACAAAGGGAGATTTAATTTTTTAAGGGCAAAAGAAAAGCACGATATTGATGAATGA